AAAGTTTTCAAGAACTTACTCAAATATTACGGGAGGAACCATGACCAAGGAGCTGGTCATCAACACCACCTCGCACGAAACCCGGGTCGCCCTGCTCGAAAGCGGGCACATCGCCGAACTGTACATCGAACGCCGCCGCGAACGCGGCATCGTCGGCAACATCTACAAAGGCAAGGTGATCCGGGTTCTGCCCGGCATGCAGGCCGCCTTCGTCGACATCGGCCTGGAAAAGGCCGCTTTTCTCTATGTCGCCGACGTGCTGGCCGAAATGGAGGCCGTCGAGCAGTTCGTCGAGGGGCGCAGCATGCACGCCGAGCCCCTGGAGGGGCCGGAGGAGCGCCAGCTCCCCCCCATCGAAGACCTACTGCAGGAAGGACAGGAAATCGTGGTGCAGGTGGCCAAGGAACCGATCGGCACCAAGGGCGCGCGCATCACCTCGCACATCTCCCTGCCCGGTCGTCACCTGGTCTACATGCCAACCGTCGACCACATCGGCATCTCGCGGCGCATCGAGAACGAAGAGGAGAAGGACCGGCTGCGCGAGCTGGTCGAATCGATCCGCCCGCCCGGAACCGGCTTCATCGTCCGCACCGCCGCCGAAGGCAAGAGCATGGAGGAGCTGCGCGCCGACATGGAGCTGCTGGTCGGGCTGTGGGAGGATATCAACAAGCGACTGGAGCACCGCCACGCCCCCTGCCTGGTCCACTCCGACCTCGACCTGACCACCAAGGTGCTGCGCGACATCCTGACCGAGGACGTCGACCGCATCATCGTCGACAACCGGCAGGAATACGACAAGATCGTCAGCTTCCTGGCCACCTTCATGCCGACCCTGAACTACGCCATCGAGCTGTACGAGCAGGACGAGCCGATCTTCGACGCCTTTGGGCTCGAAATCGAGATCAGCCGCGCCCTCGGCCGCAAGGTGTGGCTGAAGAGCGGCGGCTACATCATCATCGAACAGACCGAGGCGCTGACCGCCATCGACGTCAACACCGGCCGCTTCGTCGGCAAGCACAACCTCGAGGACACCATCCTCAAGACCAACCTCGAGGCGGTGAAGGAGATCGCTTTCCAGCTGCGCCTGCGCAACCTCGGCGGGCTGATCATCATCGACTTCATCGACATGGAGCGCGAGGCGCACCGCGAAAAGGTCCACGCCGCCCTCGAAGAGGCGCTGAAAAACGACAAGGCGAAGACCAACATCCTCAAGATTTCGGAACTCGGCCTGGTGGAGATGACCCGCAAGCGGGTGCGCGAAAGCATCGGCCGCACCCTCTGCGAGCCCTGCCCCTACTGCGAGGGCAAGGGCTACATCAAGAGCCGCCTGACCACCGTCTACGAAATCTTCCGCGAGCTGCGGCGCGAGATTCGCGGCATGC
This Geothermobacter ehrlichii DNA region includes the following protein-coding sequences:
- a CDS encoding Rne/Rng family ribonuclease; this encodes MTKELVINTTSHETRVALLESGHIAELYIERRRERGIVGNIYKGKVIRVLPGMQAAFVDIGLEKAAFLYVADVLAEMEAVEQFVEGRSMHAEPLEGPEERQLPPIEDLLQEGQEIVVQVAKEPIGTKGARITSHISLPGRHLVYMPTVDHIGISRRIENEEEKDRLRELVESIRPPGTGFIVRTAAEGKSMEELRADMELLVGLWEDINKRLEHRHAPCLVHSDLDLTTKVLRDILTEDVDRIIVDNRQEYDKIVSFLATFMPTLNYAIELYEQDEPIFDAFGLEIEISRALGRKVWLKSGGYIIIEQTEALTAIDVNTGRFVGKHNLEDTILKTNLEAVKEIAFQLRLRNLGGLIIIDFIDMEREAHREKVHAALEEALKNDKAKTNILKISELGLVEMTRKRVRESIGRTLCEPCPYCEGKGYIKSRLTTVYEIFRELRREIRGMPGYRVTLLVHPDIADLLTDDEHEGIEDIERRYEKQIAIHARPHFHLEQYEILPG